Proteins from a genomic interval of Perognathus longimembris pacificus isolate PPM17 chromosome 14, ASM2315922v1, whole genome shotgun sequence:
- the LOC125363029 gene encoding 60S ribosomal protein L23a-like, translated as MDADECKRVTTPCLVFFPSLSAPAPPKAEAKEKALKAKKAVLKGVHSHKKKKIHTSPTFRRPKMLRLGRQPKYPRKSAPRRNKLDHYAIIKFPLTTESAMKKIEDNNTLVFIVDVKANKHQIKQAVKKLYDIDVAKVNTLIRPDGEKKAYVPLAPDYDALDVANKIGII; from the exons ATGGATGCTGATGAATGTAAGCGAGTTACA ACACCCTGcctggttttctttccttctctctcagcTCCGGCCCCTCCTAAAGCCGAAGCCAAGGAAAAGGCTTTGAAGGCCAAGAAGGCAGTGCTGAAAGGTGTCCACagccacaaaaagaagaagatacaCACTTCACCCACCTTCCGGCGGCCCAAGATGCTGCGGCTCGGGAGACAGCCCAAATACCCTCGGAAGAGTGCCCCGAGGAGAAACAAGCTTGATCACTATGCTATCATCAAGTTCCCCCTGACCACTGAGTCAGCCATGAAGAAGATAGAAGACAACAACACACTTGTGTTCATTGTGGATGTCAAGGCCAACAAGCATCAGATCAAACAGGCTGTGAAGAAGCTCTATGACATTGATGTAGCTAAGGTCAATACCCTGATCAGACCTGATGGAGAGAAGAAGGCATATGTTCCGCTGGCTCCTGATTATGATGCCTTAGATGTTGCCAACAAAATTGGAATAATCTAA